From the Cystobacter ferrugineus genome, the window GTGCGCCACCCGACACCCGAGCCGGGGAAGCGTGCATCCTAGCGGTGGGGGGCTTGCCGATGCGCGGCTTCGTTTCGAGCATGTGCGGCGGGAGGGCGGCGGCCGCCGCGGTGCGAGGCGCGCTCTCCAGGCGTGAGCGATTCGCCGCCGCGCCGTGAGGGGGTGTGCGATGCGATTCACGGAGCACCTGCCAGAAGGTGGCATCATCCCCGCGTTGTGGGCGAGGGATCGGCGCGGCGTGTTGCACGAGCTCGCCCAGACGCTCTCGACGCATGCCCACGCGCCGGTGCGCCACATCGAGGAACGGCTCGAGGTGCGCGAGCGCATCTGCAGCACGGCGATTGGCGAGGGAGTGGCCATACCCCACTGCCGGGTGGAGCGGTTGAAGCACACCACGGTGTGTGTCGCCGTGCACCCGGTGGGCGTGGACTTCGGCGCCCGGGATGGGCGGCCCGTGCGGCTGCTGGTGACGATCGTGTCGCCGGAGAACGCCGCGGGCCTGCACCTGGGCCTGCTCACCCGCATCGCGGCGCTGCTCCGGGATGCCCGCCTGCGTGAGGCGGTACTGGAGACGCCCTCGGCCGGGGCCATCCGCTCGCTGTTCGTCCGGGCCGAGGACGCCTACCTGTCCTCCCAGCACGCCCGGCAGGGCTTCCACCTGCCGGCGAACCTGTAGCCGCCCGCTGCTCAGGGGGTGGCCGGGTCGAGCGGCGCCGTCACGATCTCGATGGTGGTCGAGGTCATGAGCTTGTGGATGGGGCAGCGCGCGACGGCGTCGTGGAGCTTCTGCTTCTCCTCCGGGGAGAGGGCGCCGTGGAAGGCGAGCTTCACGTTGAG encodes:
- a CDS encoding PTS sugar transporter subunit IIA, whose product is MRFTEHLPEGGIIPALWARDRRGVLHELAQTLSTHAHAPVRHIEERLEVRERICSTAIGEGVAIPHCRVERLKHTTVCVAVHPVGVDFGARDGRPVRLLVTIVSPENAAGLHLGLLTRIAALLRDARLREAVLETPSAGAIRSLFVRAEDAYLSSQHARQGFHLPANL